A DNA window from Borrelia sp. HM contains the following coding sequences:
- the rdgB gene encoding RdgB/HAM1 family non-canonical purine NTP pyrophosphatase has product MKTLFFATTNINKINEVKQILDIPNIKIEIPKNFNVQETGKTFKENSLLKAKTLFELLDRKQPVFSEDSGLCIEALDFEPGIYSKRYDQHKLGKKLGTNEKNQLIIDLMKNKKNRTAYFICVVSHISINGTITNFKGAFSGTIAMDINHYKKNGFGYDPIFLTTNNKRLSELSLSEKNKISHRGIAFSKFKNFLMKSLD; this is encoded by the coding sequence ATGAAAACATTATTCTTTGCAACTACTAATATAAATAAAATAAATGAAGTAAAGCAAATTTTAGATATCCCCAATATAAAAATAGAAATTCCTAAAAATTTTAATGTACAAGAGACAGGTAAAACTTTTAAAGAAAATTCTCTGCTCAAAGCAAAAACTTTATTTGAACTATTAGATAGGAAACAACCTGTTTTTAGCGAAGATTCGGGATTATGCATAGAAGCATTAGATTTTGAGCCTGGAATTTATTCTAAAAGATATGACCAACATAAATTAGGAAAAAAATTAGGAACCAATGAAAAAAATCAGCTTATTATAGATTTAATGAAAAATAAAAAAAATAGAACTGCATATTTCATATGTGTAGTCAGTCATATTTCAATCAATGGAACTATAACTAATTTTAAAGGTGCCTTTAGCGGAACAATTGCTATGGATATTAATCATTATAAAAAGAATGGATTTGGATATGACCCAATATTTTTAACTACAAATAATAAAAGACTTAGTGAATTAAGTCTTTCAGAAAAAAATAAAATATCCCATAGAGGAATAGCATTCAGCAAATTTAAAAATTTTTTAATGAAATCTTTAGATTAA
- a CDS encoding polymer-forming cytoskeletal protein has protein sequence MLNLLSMKKDNKNKKFSSSFIFAEIKTIIGKDDFFKGEIVSNNFIRIDGDFLGTISSTKRVIIGETGRIKSNINANEIVVSGIVLGNVCASKKIKVFQSGCIIGNISCQSIEVEEGAIIDGYMNIGIENLSFAEKDVLIYTGSYKVNEDILIEVNKGMDSKKISKDVITDDSDNYLFNGISSKIDED, from the coding sequence ATGCTTAATCTTTTAAGTATGAAAAAAGATAATAAGAATAAGAAATTTTCATCATCTTTTATTTTCGCAGAGATAAAAACAATTATTGGAAAAGATGATTTTTTTAAAGGAGAAATTGTTTCAAATAATTTTATTAGGATTGATGGTGATTTTTTAGGAACCATTAGTTCTACAAAGAGGGTTATAATTGGAGAAACAGGACGCATTAAGTCAAATATTAATGCAAATGAGATTGTTGTTTCTGGAATTGTTCTTGGAAATGTTTGTGCTAGCAAAAAAATTAAAGTTTTTCAATCAGGATGTATTATTGGAAATATTTCATGTCAGTCTATTGAGGTTGAAGAGGGTGCTATTATTGATGGATATATGAATATTGGCATTGAAAATCTTAGTTTTGCTGAAAAAGATGTGTTAATTTATACTGGTTCTTATAAAGTTAATGAAGATATTTTAATTGAAGTTAATAAGGGAATGGATAGTAAGAAAATATCTAAGGATGTCATTACAGATGATAGTGATAATTATTTATTTAATGGTATAAGCAGCAAGATAGATGAAGATTAA
- the glpT gene encoding glycerol-3-phosphate transporter gives MKKLFDFLKPEPHMKNQVNKKIQDSLYRKLRLQIFISIFIGYAGFYLTRKIFAFIMPELEKEGFSKGQLGIILSGVSIAYGFSKFIMGNVSDRSNPRYFLTLGLFLTAVITIIFGLFPWNLISTKNAIILMFILMFANGWVQGMGWPACGRTIVHWWSKKERGITVATWNLAHNIGGGTTGIISSWALLHFQEWQAILYVPAGIVIGIAIFVLMTLRDTPQSVGLPPIEEYKNDYPDNYTDNAEKELSTKEIFVNHVFNNKLLWYIAIANAFIYFIRYGVLDWAPSYLLQVKHFSIKDSGWAYSLYEFSAIPGTIICGWMSDKIFKGRRSETGIIFITATLITIFIYWQLPENNPTLTIILLAIIGFLIYGPVMLIGLHALDLVPKKAAGTAAGFTGLFGYIGGSVTASAITGFVLQYFSWDTYFYLLIASCIFAIIFISLTLKKEKKLMTFNQIQ, from the coding sequence ATGAAAAAATTGTTTGATTTTCTAAAACCAGAACCTCATATGAAAAATCAAGTAAATAAAAAAATACAAGATTCCCTATATAGAAAACTAAGACTTCAAATATTCATTTCAATCTTTATTGGATATGCTGGATTCTATTTAACAAGAAAAATCTTTGCTTTCATTATGCCAGAACTTGAAAAAGAAGGTTTCAGCAAAGGTCAATTAGGAATAATTTTATCTGGAGTTTCAATTGCATATGGATTTTCTAAATTTATTATGGGAAATGTATCGGATCGAAGTAATCCTAGATATTTTTTAACATTAGGACTATTCCTTACAGCAGTAATTACCATTATATTTGGATTATTTCCATGGAACTTAATTAGCACTAAAAATGCAATAATATTAATGTTCATTTTAATGTTTGCAAATGGATGGGTTCAAGGAATGGGATGGCCTGCATGTGGACGAACTATAGTCCACTGGTGGTCCAAAAAAGAAAGGGGCATCACTGTTGCCACTTGGAACTTAGCTCACAATATAGGCGGAGGAACAACTGGAATCATATCTTCTTGGGCTTTGCTCCACTTTCAAGAATGGCAAGCCATACTTTATGTACCAGCAGGAATAGTAATAGGCATTGCAATATTTGTTTTAATGACACTAAGAGATACGCCTCAATCTGTAGGCTTACCGCCAATTGAAGAATACAAAAATGATTATCCTGATAACTATACAGACAATGCAGAAAAAGAACTCAGCACAAAAGAAATATTTGTCAACCATGTCTTTAATAACAAACTGCTATGGTATATAGCTATTGCTAATGCTTTCATATATTTTATAAGATACGGTGTTCTAGACTGGGCACCATCATATCTTTTACAAGTAAAACACTTTTCTATAAAAGATTCAGGATGGGCATATTCTCTTTATGAATTTTCAGCTATTCCTGGAACAATAATTTGCGGATGGATGTCTGATAAAATTTTTAAAGGAAGAAGATCAGAAACCGGAATAATTTTCATCACTGCTACTCTTATTACAATATTTATATATTGGCAGTTACCAGAAAATAATCCAACATTGACAATTATTCTATTAGCAATAATAGGATTTTTAATCTACGGTCCTGTTATGCTAATTGGTCTTCATGCCCTTGACCTTGTACCAAAAAAAGCTGCAGGCACAGCAGCGGGATTTACAGGACTATTTGGATATATAGGGGGTTCTGTTACTGCCAGCGCCATTACGGGCTTTGTATTGCAATACTTTAGCTGGGACACATATTTTTATCTATTAATAGCTTCATGTATATTTGCAATAATATTTATAAGTCTAACTTTGAAGAAAGAGAAAAAATTAATGACATTTAATCAAATACAATAG
- a CDS encoding M23 family metallopeptidase — MIKKRGFKIISFFKRLDKIFLSSFGYFFKLLNNIYSFFRQNVSFMIIPHVKGDVRNIKISFLTLFLFFLFFLFIFIGFVLLAVNYVTLKSIVNSTEKSYALAESEIEYFRNTVVEINSVASNFSKVLDELSTSLKINENNTNLNRDKLEGDFADFIDLQLLEANALKELNDLKNVKHTIERSISPLNSIVKLLHSQNKLLNDIPSLWPISKGNGVVSLHFGPAIEPFTRQWYIHKGIDLAGVRIGTAIVAAANGEVVRASYQGTGYGNFIQIKHKYGLSTLYAHMSRLNITKGSYVKKGQVIGLLGQTGYSTGPHLHYEIRIGSQVVNPDMYLNLAVGASK; from the coding sequence ATGATAAAAAAGAGAGGATTCAAAATCATATCTTTTTTTAAGAGATTAGATAAGATCTTTCTTTCAAGTTTTGGTTATTTTTTTAAACTTTTAAATAATATTTATTCTTTTTTCAGGCAAAACGTTAGCTTTATGATTATTCCTCATGTTAAAGGGGATGTTAGAAATATAAAGATTTCTTTTTTGACTTTATTTTTATTTTTTTTATTTTTTCTTTTTATCTTTATAGGGTTTGTTTTGCTTGCTGTTAATTATGTTACTCTTAAATCGATTGTTAATTCTACTGAAAAGAGTTATGCGCTTGCAGAATCTGAGATTGAATATTTTAGAAATACTGTTGTAGAAATTAATTCTGTTGCTAGTAACTTTTCTAAAGTTCTAGATGAACTTAGTACTTCTTTAAAAATCAATGAGAATAATACTAATTTAAATCGCGATAAATTAGAAGGAGACTTTGCAGATTTTATTGATTTGCAATTGCTAGAAGCTAATGCACTTAAAGAGTTAAATGATCTTAAAAATGTTAAGCATACAATAGAAAGGTCAATTTCTCCTCTTAATAGTATAGTGAAATTACTTCATTCCCAAAATAAATTATTAAATGATATTCCTTCGCTTTGGCCGATTTCTAAAGGTAATGGTGTTGTTTCTTTGCACTTTGGACCTGCTATTGAGCCTTTTACTAGGCAATGGTATATCCATAAAGGAATAGATCTTGCAGGAGTAAGGATTGGAACGGCTATTGTCGCAGCTGCTAATGGTGAGGTTGTTAGGGCTAGTTACCAAGGAACAGGTTATGGTAATTTTATTCAAATTAAACATAAATATGGACTCTCCACTCTTTATGCTCATATGTCTCGTTTAAATATTACTAAGGGTTCTTATGTTAAAAAAGGTCAAGTGATTGGTTTACTTGGTCAAACAGGATATTCAACAGGTCCACATCTTCATTATGAGATTCGTATAGGGTCTCAGGTTGTAAATCCTGATATGTATTTAAATTTGGCAGTGGGGGCTTCAAAATAA
- the glpQ gene encoding glycerophosphodiester phosphodiesterase — protein sequence MKLKLLILTINIFFIISCFNEKMSKNKKSPLVIAHRGASGYLPEHTLESKAYAYALGADYLEQDIVLTKDNIPVIMHDPELDTTTNVKQLFPNRARENGRYYSTDFTLTELKSLSISERFNPENQKPIYPSRFPLNEYNFKIPTLEEEIQFIQGLNKSTGKNVGIYPEIKKPFWHKQQGKDISKIVIEILNKYGYKSKEDKIYLQTFDFDELKRIRNELGYQGKLIMLIGENNWNEAPTDYEYIKSEEGMAEVAKYSDGIGAWMSQIIIDGKITELTSLAHKYNIEVHPYTFRIDELPSYVNNAHELLDLLFNKAKVDGIFTDFTDIVVNFIKK from the coding sequence ATGAAATTAAAACTATTAATACTTACAATTAATATATTTTTCATAATTTCATGCTTTAATGAAAAAATGAGTAAAAATAAAAAATCACCATTAGTTATAGCTCACAGAGGTGCTAGCGGATACCTTCCAGAACATACTTTAGAATCTAAAGCATACGCTTATGCCTTAGGAGCTGATTATTTAGAACAAGACATAGTGCTAACAAAGGACAATATTCCTGTTATAATGCATGATCCAGAACTTGACACAACCACAAATGTTAAACAACTATTTCCTAACCGAGCTAGAGAAAACGGGCGATATTACTCTACCGACTTTACACTAACTGAACTTAAATCACTAAGTATTAGTGAAAGATTTAATCCTGAAAATCAAAAACCAATATATCCTAGCCGTTTTCCACTAAATGAATACAATTTTAAAATTCCAACATTAGAAGAAGAAATACAATTTATACAAGGACTAAATAAAAGCACAGGAAAAAATGTCGGAATTTACCCTGAAATTAAAAAACCCTTCTGGCATAAACAACAAGGTAAAGATATTTCTAAAATCGTAATAGAAATTTTAAATAAATATGGATACAAATCAAAAGAAGATAAGATTTATCTACAAACATTTGACTTTGATGAATTAAAAAGAATCAGGAACGAACTTGGATACCAAGGAAAATTAATAATGCTTATTGGAGAAAATAACTGGAACGAAGCCCCAACAGACTATGAATATATCAAATCAGAAGAAGGTATGGCTGAAGTTGCAAAGTATTCTGACGGAATTGGAGCTTGGATGTCCCAAATTATCATTGATGGTAAAATAACAGAACTTACAAGTTTAGCTCATAAATATAATATAGAAGTTCATCCTTACACATTTAGGATAGATGAATTACCTTCATATGTTAACAATGCACATGAACTACTAGATTTATTATTCAATAAAGCAAAAGTAGATGGCATATTTACAGATTTCACTGACATAGTAGTGAATTTCATAAAAAAATAA
- a CDS encoding DUF327 family protein, protein MKINNLVAGALNLDSKDYKASKKKVTTNRLGIFSSIFKSEVVRQDKPFILLENGEFNLELIKDMLDDINDFGEKLLSEPSRQNVIFYKKTIGEFLSIILSSSISIKEQKGGSNGAIKRPKYSIIRIINEKLDKLAYSVLQNQISQIKLLSSLEEIQGLLVNLLR, encoded by the coding sequence ATGAAGATTAATAACTTAGTCGCAGGAGCCTTAAATCTTGATTCAAAGGATTATAAGGCCTCTAAAAAGAAGGTTACTACTAACAGGTTAGGTATTTTTTCTTCTATATTTAAATCTGAGGTTGTCAGACAAGATAAACCTTTTATCTTACTTGAGAATGGTGAATTTAATCTTGAATTAATTAAAGATATGCTAGATGATATTAATGATTTTGGTGAAAAACTATTAAGTGAACCTTCTCGTCAAAATGTGATTTTTTATAAAAAAACTATAGGGGAATTTTTATCTATTATTTTGTCATCTTCTATTTCTATTAAAGAACAAAAAGGTGGAAGTAATGGAGCAATAAAAAGACCTAAATATTCCATTATTAGAATTATTAATGAAAAGCTTGATAAGCTTGCTTATTCTGTTTTGCAAAATCAAATTTCTCAGATTAAACTTTTAAGTAGTCTTGAGGAAATTCAAGGATTACTTGTTAATTTGCTAAGGTAG
- a CDS encoding glycerol-3-phosphate dehydrogenase/oxidase: protein MSKNKTKELQDLDKQDFDLIIIGGGATGLGIGIDSITRGYKTLLVEKFDYAKGTSSRSTKLIHGGVRYLAQFNLSLVKEALYEKALLEKNAPHLVKKLEFIIPIYNIFSIPYYYLGLSWYYKLLGKYKEAKYKTKLLSKSKTIKKMPNIKTKGLKCSVLYYDNSFDDSRMAISMFRTFTEKGGLAFNYTELISFTKKNGKISGAIIKDKLSGKQIIINSKCIINATGIFSDEIRKLDDPNTTNIIKPSQGTHIVINKDKLNTECAMVIPKTSDNRILFSVPWYNGIICGSTDVSIDKIEEEPKSLESEIEFIINTINNYLNIKINKNDILSIYAGIRPLIASPKKIKHTSKISRNEKIFVSDSNLITIAGGKYTTYRKMAEKVLKRAIEEKLLPESISITENLKLHGYIDKEEALKIPEHFRTYGNDFQYLRKMQEFNNKIHKNLPLNTAQITFAIQFEQAKTIEDILSRRTRSLLLNAKATIEAAPKVAEIMMHKLGKSEEWKNEQLKSFKEIAEKYLV from the coding sequence ATGAGTAAAAATAAAACAAAAGAATTACAAGATCTTGATAAACAAGATTTTGACTTAATAATAATTGGGGGAGGAGCAACTGGCCTTGGCATTGGAATAGACTCAATTACAAGAGGATATAAAACTTTACTCGTTGAAAAATTTGACTATGCAAAAGGCACCTCTTCTAGATCGACTAAACTAATACATGGAGGTGTAAGATACTTAGCTCAATTTAATTTATCCTTAGTAAAAGAAGCATTATATGAGAAGGCTCTACTTGAAAAAAATGCACCTCATCTAGTTAAAAAGCTTGAATTTATTATACCCATATACAATATCTTTAGTATTCCCTACTACTATCTTGGCTTGAGTTGGTACTATAAACTTCTTGGAAAATATAAAGAAGCTAAGTATAAAACAAAGTTATTATCAAAATCCAAGACAATAAAAAAAATGCCAAATATTAAAACTAAAGGTCTTAAATGCTCTGTTTTGTACTATGACAATTCATTTGATGATTCAAGAATGGCAATAAGCATGTTTAGAACTTTTACTGAAAAAGGAGGGTTGGCATTCAATTATACAGAACTTATAAGTTTCACAAAAAAAAATGGAAAAATATCAGGTGCCATTATCAAAGATAAACTAAGTGGTAAACAAATTATCATTAATAGTAAATGTATAATAAATGCAACAGGAATCTTTTCAGATGAAATTAGAAAATTAGATGATCCCAATACAACTAACATTATAAAACCTTCCCAAGGAACACATATAGTAATTAACAAAGATAAATTAAATACAGAATGCGCAATGGTTATACCTAAAACAAGTGATAATAGAATTTTATTTTCTGTACCTTGGTATAATGGTATTATTTGTGGAAGTACAGATGTTTCAATAGACAAAATTGAGGAAGAACCCAAAAGTCTAGAAAGTGAAATTGAATTTATAATAAATACCATAAATAATTACCTAAATATTAAAATAAATAAAAATGATATTTTAAGTATTTATGCAGGAATTAGACCTCTCATCGCAAGTCCTAAAAAGATAAAACACACCTCAAAAATATCAAGAAACGAAAAAATATTCGTATCAGATTCAAATCTTATTACAATTGCCGGAGGCAAATATACGACTTACAGAAAGATGGCTGAAAAAGTCTTAAAAAGAGCAATCGAAGAAAAACTACTACCTGAATCAATCTCTATAACAGAAAATTTAAAACTACACGGATACATAGACAAAGAGGAAGCACTTAAAATACCTGAACACTTTCGAACTTATGGAAATGATTTTCAATACTTAAGAAAAATGCAAGAATTCAACAATAAGATTCATAAAAACTTGCCATTAAATACTGCTCAAATAACCTTTGCTATTCAATTTGAGCAAGCAAAAACTATTGAAGATATCTTATCAAGAAGAACAAGATCGCTATTATTAAACGCAAAAGCCACAATTGAAGCTGCACCAAAGGTTGCTGAGATTATGATGCATAAACTTGGTAAATCAGAAGAATGGAAAAATGAACAACTAAAAAGCTTTAAAGAAATAGCAGAAAAATATTTAGTTTAA